In Streptomyces sp. NBC_01426, one genomic interval encodes:
- a CDS encoding nitroreductase family deazaflavin-dependent oxidoreductase: MSDIDWDHPNDPKPGWQLDHVKQYVASRGAEGRFWNGTQTLLLTTVGRVSGDPVRTPLIYGEDAGRYLVVASKGGDTAHPLWYRNLTAHPEVRIQVGPKIVQGIARTATPEERAGFWPLMVGHWPAYDEYQAKTDREIPIVVIEPVAP, encoded by the coding sequence ATGAGCGACATCGACTGGGACCACCCCAACGACCCCAAGCCCGGCTGGCAGCTGGACCACGTCAAGCAGTACGTGGCCTCCCGCGGCGCCGAGGGCCGGTTCTGGAACGGCACCCAGACCCTCCTGCTCACCACCGTCGGCCGGGTCTCCGGCGATCCGGTGCGCACGCCGCTCATCTACGGCGAGGACGCGGGGCGTTACCTCGTCGTCGCGTCCAAGGGCGGCGACACCGCGCACCCGCTCTGGTACCGGAACCTGACCGCCCACCCCGAGGTGCGGATCCAGGTCGGCCCGAAGATCGTCCAGGGCATCGCGCGCACCGCGACGCCCGAGGAACGCGCCGGGTTCTGGCCGCTGATGGTCGGGCACTGGCCCGCCTACGACGAGTACCAGGCCAAGACGGACCGGGAGATCCCGATCGTGGTCATCGAGCCCGTCGCCCCGTAG
- a CDS encoding FAD-dependent monooxygenase: protein MTDSGRHVVVAGAGIGGLTAAVALHRKGWRVTVCERAPGPSAVGAGIVLAPNALRALDVIGFDAGRAAGRTVAAAMGVRRPDGSWLSRADTAAMAARYGRPPLAVHRRSLTAALAAALPAGTIRYGTAVTSVEQPDGNAARVGYERPVVRTAGRAELPADLVVAADGIHSPLRRRYFPHHPGLRYSGETAWRTVLAAAPDGVRPVADAVAAETWGRGERFGTVPLADGRVYVYATAVVPEGRRPTDVRAELLRRFGTWHDPIPALLERIDPAAVLRHDLYDLAAPLPRHHLGRLVWIGDAAHAMTPNLGQGGCQAIEDAVVLAHLLDGPDVTAALAAYDAARGARTDVLRVRARRAGRIAALTHPLAVAARDLAVRATPARVARRALDDLFDGFTLPELPAPARAPFAA from the coding sequence ATGACGGACAGCGGGCGTCACGTGGTCGTGGCGGGTGCGGGCATCGGCGGGCTGACCGCGGCGGTGGCCCTGCACCGCAAGGGATGGCGGGTGACGGTCTGCGAGCGCGCCCCGGGGCCGTCCGCCGTCGGCGCCGGGATCGTCCTGGCACCCAACGCCCTGCGCGCCCTCGACGTCATCGGCTTCGACGCGGGGCGGGCCGCGGGCCGGACCGTCGCCGCGGCGATGGGCGTGCGCCGGCCCGACGGAAGCTGGCTGAGTCGCGCCGACACCGCCGCGATGGCGGCCCGGTACGGGCGCCCCCCGCTCGCCGTGCACCGCCGGTCCCTCACGGCGGCCCTGGCCGCCGCCCTCCCCGCCGGCACGATCCGGTACGGGACCGCCGTCACCTCCGTGGAGCAGCCCGACGGAAACGCGGCGCGGGTCGGGTACGAACGCCCCGTGGTGCGGACCGCCGGCAGGGCGGAGCTGCCCGCCGACCTCGTCGTCGCGGCCGACGGCATCCACAGCCCGCTGCGCCGCCGGTACTTCCCGCACCATCCCGGGTTGCGGTACAGCGGGGAAACCGCGTGGCGCACCGTGTTGGCGGCGGCGCCCGACGGCGTGCGCCCCGTCGCGGACGCCGTGGCGGCCGAGACCTGGGGGCGCGGCGAGCGCTTCGGCACGGTCCCGCTCGCCGACGGCCGGGTCTACGTCTACGCCACCGCCGTGGTCCCCGAGGGCCGGCGGCCGACGGACGTCCGCGCGGAACTCCTGCGCCGCTTTGGCACCTGGCACGACCCGATCCCGGCGCTGCTGGAACGGATCGACCCGGCGGCCGTGCTCCGGCACGACCTGTACGACCTGGCCGCCCCGCTCCCCCGCCACCACCTGGGCCGCCTGGTCTGGATCGGCGACGCCGCGCACGCCATGACGCCCAACCTCGGCCAGGGCGGCTGCCAGGCGATCGAGGACGCGGTGGTGCTCGCCCACCTGTTGGACGGGCCGGACGTCACGGCCGCCCTCGCCGCCTACGACGCGGCCCGCGGCGCCCGTACCGATGTCCTTCGGGTGCGGGCCCGTCGCGCGGGACGGATCGCCGCGCTCACCCACCCGCTCGCGGTGGCGGCACGCGACCTCGCCGTGCGCGCCACTCCGGCCCGCGTGGCCCGGCGGGCGCTGGACGACCTGTTCGACGGGTTCACCCTGCCGGAGCTTCCGGCCCCTGCGCGTGCCCCGTTCGCGGCATAA
- a CDS encoding TetR/AcrR family transcriptional regulator codes for MSTPERATDRRTLIADTAIALVADGGLRGLTHRAVDGAAGLPAGSTSYYFRTRTALIGACYARLAELDLADFDGGAAPALPGRPDRDTVAAALAALLHRWLTTGRARQLARFELSLEAARNPELESEFHRAGLGARARAAGILAALGARRPEESAELLVAWTDGLLYDRLVGAMARSRPAPDTAELTAVARRMIDAVLA; via the coding sequence ATGTCCACCCCCGAACGCGCGACCGACCGCAGGACCCTCATCGCCGACACCGCGATCGCCCTCGTCGCCGACGGCGGCCTGCGCGGCCTGACCCACCGCGCCGTCGATGGCGCGGCCGGGCTTCCGGCGGGCAGCACCTCGTACTACTTCCGCACGCGGACCGCGCTGATCGGCGCCTGCTACGCGCGCCTCGCCGAGCTGGACCTCGCCGACTTCGACGGCGGGGCCGCCCCCGCCCTCCCGGGCCGCCCGGACCGGGACACCGTCGCGGCGGCTCTCGCCGCACTGCTGCATCGCTGGCTCACCACCGGCCGCGCACGCCAGCTCGCCCGCTTCGAACTCAGCCTGGAAGCGGCCCGCAACCCGGAGCTGGAGAGCGAGTTCCACCGCGCCGGACTCGGCGCGCGGGCCCGCGCGGCGGGCATCCTCGCGGCGCTCGGGGCGCGCCGGCCCGAGGAGTCCGCGGAACTGCTCGTCGCCTGGACCGACGGGCTGCTGTACGACCGGCTGGTCGGGGCGATGGCCCGCTCCCGACCGGCCCCCGATACCGCCGAACTGACCGCCGTGGCACGCCGGATGATCGACGCGGTACTCGCCTGA
- a CDS encoding serine hydrolase domain-containing protein gives MNEPTGAVGGGGTSVAEDDAGGGGGRSGGASGSGGGGGASGVARESSGARGCGSGGASAGGGPSRRRLGARLLALGGVLVLQAALPGAAGAHGNPVERRALQGLRLRYGSARQAGLLERHLEGVADEARRFLGPSPEHPYYAGAVVLAGRGRTVALHRAMGDAVRYADYDGRLDRVREYPAAERVPMAEDTVFDLASLTKLFTSLLAVQQMERGRLELEAPVDRYLPEFTGGGKELVTVRQLLTHTSGLRSWAPFYQESTREGRLRLLWSVRPQDTPGTVYRYSDLNLIALQLLLERITGRTLDVLLHDEITAPLGMHRTRYNPPLSWRRVTAATEIQRPPWSGLDRGLVWGEVHDENAYALGGVAGHAGVFGTAWDLAVLARTLLDGGVYAGRRILRPASVELLFTDYNTAFPGHDHGLGFELYQHWYMGAMATPHSAGHTGFTGTSLVLDPSTDSFLILLGNSVHPVRTWRAGSAPRVAVGNRFARAVPVRTRHGGAAWFSGNTPGASGTLTLPPLTPTTASARLRCAVWWDTVPGEGAFHLEASADGQSWEPVAFSTLRSTGGAAEQWPRGAAGGWSGRVWHRLEAPLTAWAGREVRLRVRHEATGRYVGRGVYVDVVRVAEPARLLFAEDRPDDAGRIEAEGWTRSTD, from the coding sequence ATGAACGAGCCCACGGGGGCGGTCGGCGGTGGTGGCACGAGCGTCGCGGAGGACGACGCGGGCGGGGGCGGCGGCAGGAGCGGGGGCGCGAGTGGGAGCGGCGGGGGTGGCGGCGCGAGCGGGGTCGCGCGCGAGAGCAGTGGCGCGAGGGGATGCGGGAGCGGCGGCGCGAGTGCGGGCGGCGGGCCGAGTCGGCGGCGCCTGGGTGCCCGCCTCCTCGCCCTCGGCGGGGTGCTCGTCCTCCAGGCGGCGCTGCCCGGGGCCGCGGGGGCCCACGGGAACCCGGTCGAACGGCGCGCCCTCCAGGGCCTGCGGCTGCGCTACGGGTCCGCCCGTCAGGCCGGACTGCTGGAGAGGCACCTCGAAGGAGTGGCGGACGAGGCGCGCAGGTTCCTGGGCCCCTCCCCCGAACATCCGTACTACGCGGGGGCGGTGGTCCTCGCCGGTCGCGGCCGGACCGTGGCGCTGCACCGGGCCATGGGCGACGCGGTCCGGTACGCGGACTACGACGGGCGCCTCGACCGGGTCAGGGAGTACCCGGCGGCCGAGCGGGTCCCGATGGCGGAGGACACGGTCTTCGACCTGGCCTCGCTGACGAAGCTGTTCACCTCGCTGCTGGCCGTGCAGCAGATGGAGCGCGGCCGGCTGGAGCTGGAGGCCCCGGTGGACCGGTACCTGCCGGAGTTCACCGGCGGGGGCAAGGAACTGGTCACGGTCCGTCAGTTGTTGACGCACACCTCGGGACTGCGGTCCTGGGCGCCCTTCTACCAGGAGTCCACGCGTGAGGGCCGGCTGCGACTGCTGTGGTCGGTGCGGCCACAGGACACGCCCGGGACGGTGTACCGCTACTCCGACCTGAACCTCATCGCGCTGCAACTGCTCCTGGAACGGATCACCGGTCGCACTCTGGATGTCCTGCTCCACGACGAGATCACCGCTCCGCTCGGGATGCACCGCACTCGTTACAACCCACCGCTCTCGTGGCGCCGCGTCACCGCCGCCACCGAGATCCAGCGGCCGCCCTGGTCGGGGCTGGACCGGGGGCTGGTGTGGGGCGAGGTCCACGACGAGAACGCGTACGCCCTCGGCGGGGTCGCCGGTCACGCGGGCGTCTTCGGGACCGCCTGGGACCTGGCCGTCCTGGCCCGCACCCTGCTCGACGGCGGGGTCTACGCGGGTCGGCGCATCCTGCGCCCCGCCTCCGTGGAACTGCTGTTCACCGACTACAACACCGCGTTCCCCGGCCACGACCACGGCTTGGGCTTCGAGCTCTACCAGCACTGGTACATGGGGGCCATGGCCACCCCGCACTCCGCCGGCCACACCGGGTTCACCGGCACGTCCCTGGTGCTGGACCCGTCCACCGACTCCTTCCTGATCCTGCTCGGGAACTCCGTCCACCCGGTGCGGACCTGGCGGGCCGGGAGCGCGCCCCGGGTCGCGGTCGGCAACCGGTTCGCCCGCGCCGTGCCCGTCCGTACCCGGCACGGCGGCGCGGCCTGGTTCTCGGGGAACACCCCGGGCGCGTCGGGCACCCTCACCCTGCCCCCGCTCACCCCGACCACGGCCTCCGCCCGGCTGCGCTGCGCGGTGTGGTGGGACACCGTGCCCGGCGAGGGCGCCTTCCATCTGGAGGCCTCGGCGGACGGGCAGAGCTGGGAGCCGGTGGCGTTCAGCACCCTGCGGTCCACCGGTGGCGCCGCCGAGCAGTGGCCCCGGGGCGCCGCCGGCGGGTGGTCGGGCCGTGTCTGGCACCGCCTGGAGGCCCCTTTGACTGCCTGGGCCGGCCGCGAGGTCCGGCTGCGCGTGCGCCACGAGGCGACCGGCCGCTACGTCGGCCGGGGGGTGTACGTGGACGTCGTCCGGGTCGCCGAACCCGCCCGCCTGCTCTTCGCCGAGGACCGCCCCGACGACGCCGGCCGCATCGAGGCCGAGGGGTGGACGCGTTCGACCGACTGA